A stretch of DNA from Aurantiacibacter atlanticus:
GCTCGAGGACGCGCGTCTGGAAACCTCCCAGACTTACGTTGGGCCAATCGCGCGTCGGGCAAAGCGCCATATTGAGAGGCTTCTTCCCGGATGTGACCTGTCGTTCACAGAAGATCTCCAGCTGCATTCGATCACTAGAGCAGGAACCGAGGAAGGATGTTCCAACCTATCCCGCGGAACGCAGGAGCAACTCGCCGTCCTAACCCGGTTGGCCTTCGCCGATATGCTTCTCGAGAAGGGACGACCGGTATCTTTGATCCTCGATGACCCGCTGGTCTATTCCGACGATTCTAGACTGGACCTGATGAGTGATATTCTGACCGAAGCTGCGGAGCGGATGCAAGTAATCCTTCTCACGTGCCGGGAGCGAGCTTTTCGCCACCTTGGCGGCACGCACATCGCAATTGGTTGAAGGAAGCGTTGACGACAGACACGACTGTAACACTCAGCACTCGGACTTAGCAGATCTGTTTGAGAAGCGGACACTGACTTTCTCAGCCTGCGAAACTAGAGATTTTGACCTGTGAGATGCGTCCAAGCCCGTTGGACAATGGAATTGAGAGTAGCCGACTCTCTTCCGTTTTCTCTCGCTAGCGAAAGAGTTTGGAACATCACTTCGGGGATCTTTTGAGTCTCCCCGTTCGCGGGCAGTTCAAGAGGCTCACACGCTGCCTGGAGATGTTGCTGAAGGTCGGCTTCTCCGATCTCCTCCTGCAAAGTGCGCTCCAACGAATCTTGGAAGTGCGCATAGTTTAAGTTGACCGCGGTTTCTGTGGGAGCCCCTTCTAGGTTTCCCGCTGGATTGCAAAGCCGCGCGAGCGCTAGATTCGTCGCTGGGCGAGCGTTGTTTGCGTTCTTGTGCCCATCACAATCCCAGATCGTGTAGACTGGCACGCCGAGTTCCGAGAAAACAACGTAGGGTCGGTCTAAATTCTCTTTACCCTCGGCTGACAACACAGCGATGCCCGCAGATGCGAAATTCACCCCTAATATACGCGCCGTTGCTTCGAGAGCAGCTTTGTCACTCCTTCCTTCGACGAGGATCACACCTTGGGCGAAATATCCCTCACTCAATTCTGCACCGAGAATATGCAGACGAGGCATCAAGGTTGCGCCAGTGAATGTGCCAGGCTCTTTCTGCCAAGCTGCTTCTAGACGTGTTGCGGCTGTATCGAGCGAGAGTGATTGTAGATCGCAGATTTTGAAATCACATTCTTCGACCGCAATTTTTCGAGCTAAGCGTATCTCGTCTGCATGGCCGAGCGACACGAAGAACGGTGAGTGCGTTGCAAATAGAATTTGCGTCTGCGCATCGGCACCCGGCAATGTGCCGTTGCTCAAGCTTCGCAAAACCTCCGCTAAATGACGTTGCTTTGTGGGATGCTGATAGAGTTCAGGTTCTTCAATCGCCAAGATGAGCTGCGCAACTGGCGCCTGTTCACCGTCAGGCACCTGCTCTTCCACCTCATTGCCGGCGAGGACGGTCGAGCGAGCTAAATGTTGGAGGATTGTGAAAATAAAGGCGCGTTGCAGACCATGTCCTTGGCGATCGACCGGCGCTCCGAAACCATCATCGGATAGTTCAACATCTGCCATCGGGAGTGGGACGGGAAACTCATCCACCGCTCGCCAATCCATGCCCACTGCTGCGTCCTCATAGAGATTTCGCAGATCACGGGTGAGGTTCTCCGCGAGAACACCAAGTTCTGGCATATTCTCAGGTGACACCAGCTCCTGATAGCGCTCTGTCATCTCTTGCTTGAACGCTTGGATTTCTTGGCGTTGTTGGATCGCACTTCTGACGAGCAACTCAAGAAGCTGGCCAACCGCAGAACTCTTCCCGTCAGTCGCATCTACGGCAGCGTCCCGAACGGCCGAGACGAATACGAAGCTGGTATGCCGCTGCAAGGCTCCTCTACTAGCATTTTGGAACCCGAAAAACTGACCATCATCTAGGTTTCGTGGACAAAGGTTGCATACCAGCCATCTGTTGGTAAGTGAGGGAATTGAACAATTAATTTCTGTGGAGACAATCGAGTGCGTGGAGCATATTTGCTGATAGCTTTTTCGGCGGCGCTGGCAGCATGCGGGCAGTCAACCGATCAAACGGCATCTTCAAATGGCGCGGAACAAGCTCAGAATCGGTCGGCACCGGCTGCGGGCGAGAGCAATGGCGATTGGTCATCACTCAGCGAATATGTCGGTCAACATCCCGTGGATAGCAAATTTTACGACGAAAGCCCGATAGCGCCGCAACTCAGGAACCTTCTGGGAGACAAGCTGAACGTGCTGATGCAGAACAGCGACACAGCCGCCCCCTTGCAACGCGATGGCGAAGTTTTCTTCACGTCGGGCAACAAGGATAATGAGGGGGGTAGCGACGCATTCTATCTGCTCGTCGATCCGTCAGCCAAGGCTGTCGAGGTCGGCCTTTGGGAAAACGGCGAGTTGACCGTTTATAAGACCCCGGGTTCCGACATTCCGAAACCGCAAGATATCCAGACGACAATATCGAACACGGAGATGTAGACGTCGCTGTCGAGCGGCAGGAACGAAGAGCAATCCTTGACGCGTAACTCATCCGCTGATTCAAGAC
This window harbors:
- a CDS encoding ATP-dependent nuclease, producing MQRHTSFVFVSAVRDAAVDATDGKSSAVGQLLELLVRSAIQQRQEIQAFKQEMTERYQELVSPENMPELGVLAENLTRDLRNLYEDAAVGMDWRAVDEFPVPLPMADVELSDDGFGAPVDRQGHGLQRAFIFTILQHLARSTVLAGNEVEEQVPDGEQAPVAQLILAIEEPELYQHPTKQRHLAEVLRSLSNGTLPGADAQTQILFATHSPFFVSLGHADEIRLARKIAVEECDFKICDLQSLSLDTAATRLEAAWQKEPGTFTGATLMPRLHILGAELSEGYFAQGVILVEGRSDKAALEATARILGVNFASAGIAVLSAEGKENLDRPYVVFSELGVPVYTIWDCDGHKNANNARPATNLALARLCNPAGNLEGAPTETAVNLNYAHFQDSLERTLQEEIGEADLQQHLQAACEPLELPANGETQKIPEVMFQTLSLARENGRESATLNSIVQRAWTHLTGQNL